ATAGCCCGCGACCGTCCAGAACTGGCGCCCCCGCAGCACGTTCAGCTCCTGCAGCGCCCACGGCACGACGTCGCCCATCACGTAGGTCTCGACGTTGCCGCGCTCCGTGTTGAGGCACATCGGATCGTCGGCCGGGTCGCCGAGCTGGTCGATGACGAGGGCGATGGGCGCGAGGCCGTTGTGATGGGCTGCGTACTCATCGAGCACCCCGGCGATGAAGCTCGCGTCGGGGTTGCCCGGCTGGCCCATCATCATGATCACGAGGGGCAATCGGGGGGCGTCGTCGACCAGTGCTGCCGGCGGCAGGTAGATCTGTGCCGCTCGGGCGGGGAACCCCGAGTTCGTGTTGGGGATCCCGCCCTCGACGGTGCCGATCGCGCCCTTGGCCGGCATCCCGGCGGGCGCCAGCCATGTGAGGTAGAGGGGGTCGACCGGGTCCGCCTCGTTGGGGTCGGGGGCTTCGGGATCGATCGCGCGGAGGGTGGAGGCGTTCAGCATCGACCCCAGCGTGGGGTTCAGCCCGTATGCCGCGTTGATGCCGAAGACCGCCGTGAGCGCGAAGATCGGAATCGCGAGCAGGGCGACGAGCTTGCGCCACCACCGGGTGAACCAAAGGTTCCAGATCGCGATGAAGACGCCCGCGAACACCGCTGGAATCCAGAACCACGCGGCATCCGTCACGGGTCCGCCAAACCAGTTGAGCACGTACACCGCGGCCCAGAGCACGCCCGCGCCGACCATGGCGCCGACGATGATCAGCACGATCGCCGTGAGCACCCAGGATCCGGATGCCTCGCGGCCGAGCAGGTAGATCGCCACGAGCGCGCTGAGCCCGTACATGACCACGATGAACGGACCGTCGACCACGTTCACGTCGAGCAGGAAATCCC
The Agromyces albus DNA segment above includes these coding regions:
- a CDS encoding alpha/beta hydrolase-fold protein, with protein sequence MWDFLLDVNVVDGPFIVVMYGLSALVAIYLLGREASGSWVLTAIVLIIVGAMVGAGVLWAAVYVLNWFGGPVTDAAWFWIPAVFAGVFIAIWNLWFTRWWRKLVALLAIPIFALTAVFGINAAYGLNPTLGSMLNASTLRAIDPEAPDPNEADPVDPLYLTWLAPAGMPAKGAIGTVEGGIPNTNSGFPARAAQIYLPPAALVDDAPRLPLVIMMMGQPGNPDASFIAGVLDEYAAHHNGLAPIALVIDQLGDPADDPMCLNTERGNVETYVMGDVVPWALQELNVLRGRQFWTVAGYSNGGECAAYFGTKYFETFGNLLALSPDEFPGAEHSDEVLNTIFAGDQLAYDAVKPANMMAARAPYPDTMAIFTVGADDSGFGPGTQRLADAAALAGMQTTFFAVPDADHGASGLKGGLRKGFEVLYPRLGLAAPPAA